The DNA segment CTACTCCATATTACACAACAACGAAATTGACTACACCAACTGATACAACAACAGAAAAAACTACTCGAGCTGATACAACGACTGAAGAAACTACTCCTgatgatacaacaactgaattAACTACACCAACTGTTACAACAACCGAAGAAACTACATCAGCTGACACACCAACTGAtgcaacaactgaagaaactacaccagctgatacaacagcagaagaaactacaccagcagATACAATAACTGAAGATACTACTTTAGCAGATACAACTGAAGAAAGTACGCCAGCTAAAACAACAGAAGAAACTTCATCAGCTGACACACCAACTGATACAACAACAGAACAAACTACACAAGCTGATACAAAAACAAAGGAAGAAACTACACTAGTTGATACAGCAACATATAAAACTaaaccagctgatacaacaacagaaggaactacaccagctgataaaATAACATATGAAACTACAGCaactgatacaacaactgaagaaactacaccagctgatacaacaactgaagaaactacaccagctgatacaacaactgaagaaactacaccagctgatacagcaACAGATGAAATTACCCAGGCTGATATAACAACGGATGAAACTACACCAACatatacaacaactgaagaaactacaccaggtgatacaacaacagaagaaactacaccagctgacaaaacaactgaagaaactacactagctgatacaacaactgaagaaactacaccagctgatacaacaacaaaagaaactacaccagctgatacagcaacagaagaaactacaccagcggATATAATAACTGAAGATACTACTTTAGCAGAtacaacagaagaaactacaccagctgaaacaactgaagaaactacaccagctgatacagcaACAGATGAAATTACCCAGGCTGATATAACAACGGATGAAACTACACCAACAGATACAACAATAAAAGatactacaccagctgatacaacaactcaAAAAACTACTCCAGCTGATAAAACGACTGAAGAAACTACTCCTgatgatacaacaactgaattCACTACACCAACTGTTACAACAACCGAAGAAACTACATCAGCTGACACACCAGCTGATGCCACAACTGAAGTAAcaacaccagctgatacaacaacaaaagaaactacaccagctgatacaacaactgaagaaactacaccagcagatacaacaactgaagaaactacagcATCTGATACagcaactgaagaaactacagaagctgatacaacaactgaagaaactacaccagcttaTACAACAACTGAGGAAACTACACCAGgagatacaacaactgaagaaactacaccagcagatacaacaactgaagaaactacagcATCTCATACagcaactgaagaaactacacaagCTTATACAACAACTGAGggaactacaccagctgatacaacaactgaagaaactacaccagctgatacaacaactgaagaaactacaccagctgatacaacaactgaagaaactacaccagctgatacagcaACAGATGAAATTACCCAGGCTGATataacaactgaagaaactacaccataTTACACAACAAATCAATtgactacaccagctgatacaacaacagaaAAAACTACTCCAGCTGATACAACGACTGAAGAAACTACTCCTgatgatacaacaactgaagtaACTACACCAACTGTTACAACAACCGAAGAAACTACATCAGCTGACACACCAACTGAtgcaacaactgaagaaactacaccagctgatacaacaacaaaagaaactacactagctgatacaacaacagaagaaactacaccagcagatacaacaactgaagaaactacagcATCTGATACagcaactgaagaaactacacaagctgatacaacaactgaagaaactacaccagcttaTACAACAACTGAGGGAACTACACCAGgagatacaacaactgaagaaactacaccagcagatacaacaactgaagaaactacagcaactgatacaacaactgaagaaactacacaagctgatacaacaactgaagaaactacaccagctgatacaacaactgaagaaactacaccagctgatacaacaactgaagaaactacaccagctgatacagcaACAGATGAAATTACCCAGGCTGATATAACAACGGATGAAACTACACCAACATATACAACAACTGACGAAACTACACCAGGTGATAcaacaacagaagaaactacaccagctgacaaaacaactgaagaaactacactaGCTGATACaagaactgaagaaactacaccaggtgttacaacaactgaagaaactacaccagctgacaAAACAACTAAAGAAACTACActagctgatacaacaactgaagaaactacaccagctgatacaacaacaaaagaaactacaccagctgatacaacaactgaagaaactacaccagctgatacaacaactgaagaaactacaccaggtgatacaacaactgaagaaactacaccagctgatacaacaactgaagaaactacaccatcTGATACAgcaacagaagaaactacaccagctgatacaacaactgaagaaactacaccaggtGATACAGCAACAGatgaaactacaccagctgatacaacaactgaggGAACTGCATCAGCAGATACaataactgaagaaactacTTCAGCGGAtacaacagaagaaactacaccagctgatacaacaacaaaggaagaaactacaccagctgatacaacaacagaagaaactacaccagctgataaaATAACATATGAAACTACAGCaactgatacaacaactgacgAAACTACACCAGGTGATAcaacaacagaagaaactacaccagctgacaaaacaactgaagaaactacactagctgatacaacaactgaagaaactacaccaggtgttacaacaactgaagaaactacaccagctgacaAAACAACTAAAGAAACTACActagctgatacaacaactgaagaaactacaccagctgatacaacaacaaaagaaactacaccagctgatacaacgactgaagaaactacaccagcagatacaacagaagaaactacaccagcggATACAACAAcggaagaaactacaccagctgatacagcaACAGATGAAATTACCCAGGCTGATATAACAACGGATGAAACTACACCAACAGATACAACAATAAAAGATACTACACCAGCTGATGcaacaacagaagaaactacaccagctgatacaacaactgaagaaactacaccagcttaTACAACAACTGAGGGAACTACACCAGgagatacaacaactgaagaaactacaccagcagatacaacaactgaagaaactacagcaactgatacaacaactgaagaaactacaccagctgatacaacaactgaagaaactacaccagctgatacaacaactgaagaaactacaccagctgatacaacaacagaagaaactacaccagcagATACAATAACTGAAGATACTACTTTAGCAGATACAACAAAAGAAAGTACACCAGCTGAAACtacagaagaaactacaccagctgatacaacaacagaGCAAACTACACAAGTTGATACAACAACAAaggaagaaactacaccagttgATACAGCAACATATAAAACTaaaccagctgatacaacaacagaagaaactacaccagctgataaaATAACATATGAAACTACAGCaactgatacaacaactgaagaaactacaccagctgatacaacaactgaagaaactacaccagctgatacaacaactgaagaaactacaccagctgatacaacaactgaagaaactacaccagctgatacagcaACAGATGAAATTACCcaggctgatacaacaactgaagaaactacaccagctgatacagcaACAGATGAAATTACCcaggctgatacaacaactgaagaaactacaccagcagatacaacaactgaagaaactacagcaactgatacaacaactgaagaaactacaccagctgatacaacaactgaagaaactacaccagctgatacaacaactgaagaaactacaccagctgatacaacaactgaagaaactacaccagctgatacagcaACAGATGAAATTACCCAGGCTGATATAACAACGGATGAAACTACACCAACATATACAACAACTGACGAAACTACACCAGGTGATAcaacaacagaagaaactacaccagctgacaaaacaactgaagaaactacactaGCTGATACaagaactgaagaaactacaccaggtgttacaacaacagaagaaactacaccagctgacaAAACAACTAAAGAAACTACActagctgatacaacaactgaagaaactacaccagctgatacaacaacaaaagaaactacaccagctgatacaacgactgaagaaactacaccagcagatacaacagaagaaactacaccagcggATACAACAAcggaagaaactacaccagctgatacagcaACAGATGAAATTACCCAGGCTGATATAACAACGGATGAAACTACACCAACAGATACAACAATAAAAGATACTACACCAGCTGATGcaacaacagaagaaactacaccagctgatacaacaactgaagaaactacaccataTTACAcaacaaagaaattgactacaccagctgatacaacaacagaaAAAACTACTCGAGCTGATACAACGACTGAAGAAAATACTCCTgatgatacaacaactgaattAACTACACCAACTGTTACAACAACCGAAGAAACTACATCAGCTGACACACCAACTGAtgcaacaactgaagaaactacaccagctgatacaacaactgaagaaactacaccagctgatacagcaACAGATGAAATTACCCAGGCTGATATAACAACGGATGAAACTACACCAACATATACAACAACTGACGAAACTACACCAGGTGATAcaacaacagaagaaactacaccagctgacaaaacaactgaagaaactacactaGCTGATACaagaactgaagaaactacaccagctgatacaacaacaaaagaaactacaccagctgatacagcaacagaagaaactacaccagcggATATAATAACTGAAGATACTACTTTAGCAGAtacaacagaagaaactacaccagctgaaacaactgaagaaactacaccagctgatacagcaACAGATGAAATTACCCAGGCTGATATAACAACGGATGAAACTACACCAACAGATACAACAATAAAAGatactacaccagctgatacaacaactcaAAAAACTACTCCAGCTGATAAAACGACTGAAGAAACTACTCCTgatgatacaacaactgaattCACTACACCAACTGTTACAACAACCGAAGAAACTACATCAGCTGACACACCAGCTGATGCCACAACTGAAGTAAcaacaccagctgatacaacgactgaagaaactacaccaccagatacaacagaagaaactacaccagcggATACAACAAcggaagaaactacaccagctgatacagcaACAGATGAAATTACCCAGGCTGATATAACAACGGATGAAACTACACCAAcagatacaacaactgaagaaactacaccaggtgatacaacaacagaagaaactacaccagctgacaaaacaactgaagaaactacactaGCTGATACaagaactgaagaaactacaccaggtgttacaacaacagaagaaactacaccaacAGATACAACAATAAAAGatactacaccagctgatacaacaactcaAAAAACTACTCCAGCTGATACAACGACTGAAGAAACTACTCCTgatgatacaacaactgaattCACTACACCAACTGTTACAACAACCGAAGAAACTACATCAGCTGACACACCAGCTGATGCCACAACTGAAGTAAcaacaccagctgatacaacaacaaaagaaactacaccagctgatacaacaactgaagaaactacaccagcagatacaacaactgaagaaactacagcATCTCATACagcaactgaagaaactacacaagCTTATACAACAACTGAGggaactacaccagctgatacaacgaCTGAAGAAACTAAACCAGCAGAtacaacagaagaaactacaccagcggATACAACAAcggaagaaactacaccagctgatacagcaACAGATGAAATTACCCAGGCTGATATAACAACGGATGAAACTACACCAACAGATACAACAATGAAAGATACTACACCAGCTGATGcaacaacagaagaaactacaccagctgatacaacaactgaagaaactacaccataTTACAcaacaaagaaattgactacaccagctgatacaacaacagaaAAAACTACTCCAGCTGATACAACGACTGAAGAAACTACTCCTgatgatacaacaactgaattAACTTCACCAACTGTTACAACAACCGAAGAAACTACATCAGCTGACACACCAACTGAtgcaacaactgaagaaactacaccagctgatacaacaacaaaagaaactacactagctgatacaacaactgaagaaactacaccagcagatacaacaactgaagaaactacagcATCTGATACagcaactgaagaaactacacaagctgatacaacaactgaagaaactacaccagcttaTACAACAACTGAGGGAACTACACCAGgagatacaacaactgaagaaactacaccagcagatacaacaactgaagaaactacagcaactgatacaacaactgaagaaactacaccagctgatacaacaactgaagaaactacaccagctgatacaacaactgaagaaactacaccagctgatacaacaactgaagaaactacaccagctgatacagcaACAGATGAAATTACCCAGGCTGATATAACAACGGATGAAACTACACCAACATATACAACAACTGACGAAACTACACCAGGTGATAcaacaacagaagaaactacaccagctgacaaaacaactgaagaaactacactaGCTGATACaagaactgaagaaactacaccaggtgttacaacaacagaagaaactacaccagctgacaAAACAACTAAAGAAACTACActagctgatacaacaactgaagaaactacaccagctgatacaacaacaaaagaaactacaccagctgatacaacgactgaagaaactacaccagcagatacaacagaagaaactacaccagcggATACAACAAcggaagaaactacaccagctgatacagcaACAGATGAAATTACCCAGGCTGATATAACAACGGATGAAACTACACCAACAGATACAACAATAAAAGATACTACACCAGCTGATGcaacaacagaagaaactacaccagttgatacaacaactgaagaaactacaccataTTACAcaacaaagaaattgactacaccagctgatacaacaacagaaAAAACTACTCGAGCTGATACAACGACTGAAGAAAATACTCCTgatgatacaacaactgaattAACTACACCAACTGTTACAACAACCGAAGAAACTACATCAGCTGACACACCAACTGAtgcaacaactgaagaaactacaccagctgatacaacaacaaaagaaactacactagctgatacaacaactgaagaaactacaccagcagatacaacaactgaagaaactacagcATCTGATACatcaactgaagaaactacacaagctgatacaacaactgaagaaactacaccagcttaTACAACAACTGAGGGAACTACACCAGgagatacaacaactgaagaaactacaccagcagatacaacaactgaagaaactacagcaactgatacaacaactgaagaaactacaccagctgatacaacaactgaagaaactacaccagctgatacaacaactgaagaaactacaccagctgatacaacaactgaagaaactacaccagctgatacaacaactgaagaaactacaccagctgatacagcaACAGATGAAATTACCCAGGCTGATATAACAACGGATGAAACTACACCAACATATACAACAACTGACGAAACTACACCAGGTGATAcaacaacagaagaaactacaccagctgacaaaacaactgaagaaactacactaGCTGATACaagaactgaagaaactacaccaggtgttacaacaacagaagaaactacaccagctgacaaaacaactgaagaaactacactagctgatacaacaactgaagaaactacaccagctgatacaacaacaaaagaaactacaccagctgatacagcaACAGATGAAATTACCCAGGCTGATATAACAACGGATGAAACTACACCAACAGATACAACAATAAAAGatactacaccagctgatacaacaactcaAAAAACTACTCCAGCTGATACAACGACTGAAGAAACTACTCCTgatgatacaacaactgaattCACTACACCAACTGTTACAACAACCGAAGAAACTACATCAGCTGACACACCAGCTGATGCCACAACTGAAGTAAcaacaccagctgatacaacaacaaaagaaactacaccagctgatacaacaactgaagaaactacaccagcagatacaacaactgaagaaactacagcATCTGATACagcaactgaagaaactacagaagctgatacaacaactgaagaaactacaccagcttaTACAACAACTGAGGGAACTACACCAGgagatacaacaactgaagaaactacaccagcagatacaacaactgaagaaactacagcATCTCATACagcaactgaagaaactacacaagCTTATACAACAACTGAGggaactacaccagctgatacaacgactgaagaaactacaccagcagatacaacagaagaaactacaccagcggATACAACAAcggaagaaactacaccagctgatacagcaACAGATGAAATTACCCAGGCTGATATAACAACGGATGAAACTACACCAACAGATACAACAATAAAAGatactacaccagctgatacaacaactcaAAAAACTACTCCAGCTGATACAACGACTGAAGAAACTACTCCTgatgatacaacaactgaattCACTACACCAACTGTTACAACAACCGAAGAAACTACATCAGCTGACACACCAGCTGATGCCACAACTGAAGTAAcaacaccagctgatacaacaacaaaagaaactacaccagctgatacaacaactgaagaaactacaccagcagatacaacaactgaagaaactacagcATCTGATACagcaactgaagaaactacagaAGCTGatacaactgaagaaactacaccagcttaTACAACAACTGAGGGAACTACACCAGgagatacaacaactgaagaaactacaccagcagatacaacaactgaagaaactacagcATCTCATACagcaactgaagaaactacacaagCTTATACAACAACTGAGggaactacaccagctgatacaacgactgaagaaactacaccagcagatacaacagaagaaactacaccagcggATACAACAAcggaagaaactacaccagctgatacaacaactgaagaaactacaccagcttaTACAACAACTGAGGGAACTACACCAGgagatacaacaactgaagaaactacaccagcagatacaacaactgaagaaactacagcaactgatacaacaactgaagaaactacaccagctgatacaacaactgaagaaactacatcAGCTGACACACCAACTGAtgcaacaactgaagaaactacaccagctgatacaacaacaaaagaaactacaccagctgatacagcaACAGATGAAATTACCCAGGCTGATATAACAACGGATGAAACTACACCAACATATACAACAACTGACGAAACTACACCAGGTGATAcaacaacagaagaaactacaccagctgatacaacaacagaagaaactacaccagctgatacagcaacagaagaaactacaccagatGATACAACAGAAGGAACTAAACCAGCTGATGCAACAACTAAAGAAACTACACAAGCTGATATaacaacagaagaaactacaccagctgatacaacaactgaagaaactacactagcagatacaacaactgaagaaactacaccagctgatacagcaacagaagaaactacaccagctgatacagcaacagaagaaactacaccagctgatacaacaactgaagaaactacatcAACTGTTACAACTattgaagaaactacaccagctgatacagaAACAGATGAAACTACAGCAGCTGATACAACAGAACAAACTACACCAGCTCATACAgcaacagaagaaactacaccagctgatacaacaagagaaaaaactacaccagctgatacagcaacagaagaaactacaccggctgatacaacaacagaaGCAAGTACACCATATTACACAACAACGGAAGtgactacaccagctgatacgaCAATAGAACAAAGTACACCAACTCATACAGCAACAGATGAAACTACTCCAGCTGAAACAACAACTGAAGATACTACTTCAGCAGAtacaacagaagaaactacaccagctgatacaacaacagaaAAAACTTCACAAGCTGATACGACAACAAAGGaggaaactacaccagctgacaCGGCAACAGAtaaaactacaccagctgatacaacaacagaagaaactacatCAGCTGATACAGCAACAGATGAAACTACTGTAGCTGATACAACAACCGAAGAATCTACTTCAATTGACACAACAAcggaagaaactacaccagttgatacaacaacagaagaaactacaccagctgatacaacaacagaaGCAACttcaccagctgatacaacaacagaaGCAACttcaccagctgatacaacaacagaagaaactacaccagctgatacaacaacagaaGCAACttcaccagctgatacaacaacagaaGGATCTACACCAAGTCATACAGGAACAGatgaaactacaccagctgaaaCAACAACTGAAGATATTACTTCAGCAGATACtacagaagaaactacaccagctgatacaacagaAGAAAATACACCACCTGATACAACAACAGAAGGATCTACATCAACTGACACAACAAcggaagaaactacaccagctgatacaacaactgaaggcACTACATCGGCTGATACAACTGAAAGCAGCACTTTGAAGGATGTTAGTACAGCGATTCCTACAACAACTAAAATGCCTACTACGACTTCTGTTATCGTTTCTACTACAGGTGTGATAATgcttctccttttctctttctttatctctctctcgtttcccttctctctttctatctcactGGTTTATCTATCGATCTGtttttttatctatctatctatctatctatctagctaGCTAGCTATCTTTCAATTTATCTCTCTTTATGTTCCAATGTTCTTGTGCCACTATTTCCTTGTAAATTAATTCAAATCCGGCATTACCATCAATAATCATTTGACGTTTATCAAcataccatttatctatctgctgctgctactattactactactactactactactacgaggctgttctcacttcgttcctaaaactagtttactggaaactagtttagtttaaactagtttaacgcgtagtgagaacggtcaaagcggtcttggaagcgatcttccaaaccagtttggaaaaccacctcgcgatgtagttttcaagatcgctttgccttgttaaactggttttagcgtaagtgaggacacaaccgttcttcggggaGCGATCCTCGCAcgttttgagcgcgctactccacacgacaggtgtagaatgcctatgttgcggtttcaaatttcgcgcgACAAAGTGTCACCCTTCTGAGAGCGTCTCCAttgcaacaagagcgctttacgtgaagtgattttgaa comes from the Lytechinus variegatus isolate NC3 chromosome 9, Lvar_3.0, whole genome shotgun sequence genome and includes:
- the LOC121421972 gene encoding cell surface glycoprotein 1-like, whose translation is TEETTPADTATEETTPADTTTEETTSTVTTIEETTPADTETDETTAADTTEQTTPAHTATEETTPADTTREKTTPADTATEETTPADTTTEASTPYYTTTEVTTPADTTIEQSTPTHTATDETTPAETTTEDTTSADTTEETTPADTTTEKTSQADTTTKEETTPADTATDKTTPADTTTEETTSADTATDETTVADTTTEESTSIDTTTEETTPRHQNESVYGRDRNISQIREKKAAEKQ
- the LOC121421971 gene encoding mucin-17-like, encoding MTATEKATPADTTTEETTPGDTATDETTPADTTTEGTASADTITEETTSADTTTEETTQADTTTNEETTPADTTTEGTTPADKITYETTATDTTTEETTPADTTTEETTPADTTTEETTPADTTTEETTPADTTTEKTTPSDTATEKATPADTTTEETTPGDTATDETTPADTTTEGTASADTITEETTPADTTTEQTTQADTTTKEETTPVDTATYKTKPADTTTEGTTPADKITDETTATDTTTEETTPADTTTEETTPADTTTEETTPADTATDEITQADITTDETTPTYTTTEETTPGDTTTEETTPADKTTEETTLADTRTEETRPGDTTTEETTPADKTTEETTLADTRTEETTPTPADTATEETTPADTATDEITQADITTDETTPTDTTIKDTTPADATTEEATPADTTTKGTTPADTLTEDTTLADTTEETTPADTTTEETTPADTATDEITQADITTDETIPTDTTIKDTTPADATTEETTPADTTIEETTPYYTTTKLTTPTDTTTEKTTRADTTTEETTPDDTTTELTTPTVTTTEETTSADTPTDATTEETTPADTTAEETTPADTITEDTTLADTTEESTPAKTTEETSSADTPTDTTTEQTTQADTKTKEETTLVDTATYKTKPADTTTEGTTPADKITYETTATDTTTEETTPADTTTEETTPADTTTEETTPADTATDEITQADITTDETTPTYTTTEETTPGADITTDETTPTDTTIKDTTPADTTTQKTTPADKTTEETTPDDTTTEFTTPTVTTTEETTSADTPADATTEDTTEETTPADTTTEETTPADTATDEITQADITTDETTPTDTTIKDTTPADATTEETTPADTTTEETTPAYTTTEGTTPGDTTTEETTPADTTTEETTATDTKTTLADTRTEETTPGVTTTEETTPTDTTIKDTTPADTTTQKTTPADTTTEETTPDDTTTEFTTPTVTTTEETTSADTPADATTEVTTPADTTTKETTPADTTTEETTPADTTTEETTASHTATEETTQAYTTTEGTTPADTTTEETKPADTTEETTPADTTTEETTPADTATDEITQADITTDETTPTDTTMKDTTPADATTEETTPADTTTEETTPYYTTKKLTTPADTTTEKTTPADTTTEETTPDDTTTELTSPTVTTTEETTSADTPTDATTEETTPADTTTKETTLADTTNYIS